One genomic window of Sulfurovum lithotrophicum includes the following:
- a CDS encoding MotA/TolQ/ExbB proton channel family protein has product MLQFDNSNNGSCFANAFVIILLPLLFLLGLVLGYIGIIPFKVEIHTLIIIAFIFVVFVAFVRHNANYAACHMRGSFRRMEDQLQHELRANALTIMGKTKSTLHVKDFMTEYYKDIRNDNFARVAPSVFPMLGILGTFIAIAISMPDFTVKDLESLDQEISILLSGIGTAFYASIYGIALSLIWTYFEKRGNSKVDKNLHDLEKLYDARVWKKAELIKHEHMQSELKDQEIVKTLKETFNMDFIRELNEQYLKNFTTIMNETSQSFNELTQQMHNASVELRTTLDKVQDRRESVNAVSTIKENIEGFNENARNLQRTLERFDGTVDHTFDKIDGEVGQIVDQLGSFAKLLSEQNQLILKNLDAINEGRK; this is encoded by the coding sequence ATGCTGCAATTCGACAATTCTAACAATGGTTCCTGCTTTGCAAATGCCTTTGTAATCATTCTTCTGCCGCTGCTTTTTTTGCTGGGGCTTGTGCTTGGCTATATAGGGATCATCCCGTTTAAGGTTGAGATACATACACTGATCATCATTGCATTTATTTTCGTGGTCTTTGTCGCGTTTGTACGTCACAATGCCAACTACGCTGCCTGTCATATGAGAGGTTCCTTCAGACGAATGGAAGATCAGCTTCAGCATGAGCTCAGGGCCAATGCGCTGACCATTATGGGAAAGACCAAATCGACGCTGCATGTCAAGGATTTCATGACGGAGTATTATAAAGATATCCGTAACGACAATTTTGCGCGTGTCGCTCCCTCTGTTTTCCCGATGCTGGGTATTTTGGGTACCTTCATTGCCATTGCCATCTCCATGCCTGACTTTACAGTCAAAGACCTTGAGTCTCTCGACCAGGAGATCTCGATACTGCTTTCGGGTATCGGTACGGCATTCTACGCTTCCATTTACGGTATCGCGCTTTCTCTGATCTGGACCTATTTCGAGAAACGGGGGAACAGCAAGGTTGACAAGAACCTGCATGATCTTGAAAAACTCTACGATGCCCGTGTCTGGAAAAAAGCGGAACTCATCAAGCATGAACATATGCAGAGCGAACTCAAAGACCAGGAGATCGTCAAAACACTCAAGGAGACCTTTAATATGGACTTTATCCGTGAGCTGAACGAGCAGTACCTGAAGAATTTTACCACTATTATGAACGAGACCTCTCAGAGTTTCAATGAACTGACCCAGCAGATGCACAATGCTTCGGTGGAGCTGAGAACGACGCTTGACAAGGTACAGGACAGAAGGGAGAGTGTCAATGCTGTCTCTACGATCAAAGAGAATATTGAAGGCTTTAACGAAAATGCCAGAAACCTTCAACGTACCCTGGAGCGTTTTGACGGTACCGTGGACCATACTTTTGACAAGATAGACGGTGAAGTAGGGCAGATCGTTGATCAGCTTGGCTCTTTTGCCAAACTTCTTTCTGAACAGAACCAGCTGATCCTGAAGAATCTCGATGCGATCAACGAGGGCAGAAAGTAA
- a CDS encoding PD-(D/E)XK nuclease family protein yields the protein MIIKKVGHSKSILKPFDLLGNDETALSKAFSYTLANEPKALFTFLQFLGVKNKFTEKNLKEVSINIEKVRDEGRTDIEIKNLNKFHIIIECKVRKNKVKKQRTQYIKSFDKNSKIQNILCFITQERDANIQKINDITIINLSWLDIIDIFNNKNLINKSIVKDFLEFSSRNYKMNTLKEILIQDLSDKTEMKRFKEFFIYKRDETFGTPLYFAPYFTKNAEQQEGEGIPYLSKVLGVLTLKPEDIDLFEENLHQFTDDKDLIKKWVDGVKLKQSDKIHTYYFLDTPLKLNKNLKKDGGIKTGRGKNWIAAAIPKNRNVSFEEFAKRMML from the coding sequence TTGATTATCAAAAAAGTAGGACATTCAAAATCTATTTTAAAACCATTCGATTTATTAGGAAATGATGAAACTGCATTATCTAAAGCTTTTTCATATACACTAGCAAATGAACCTAAAGCATTATTTACTTTTTTACAGTTTTTAGGAGTCAAAAATAAGTTTACAGAGAAAAATTTAAAAGAAGTTTCTATAAATATTGAAAAAGTACGAGATGAAGGTAGAACTGATATTGAGATAAAGAACTTGAACAAATTTCATATAATCATTGAATGTAAAGTAAGAAAAAACAAAGTTAAAAAACAACGTACTCAATATATAAAGTCTTTTGATAAAAATTCTAAAATTCAAAATATTTTATGTTTTATTACACAAGAGAGAGATGCTAACATTCAAAAAATAAATGACATTACCATTATAAATTTAAGTTGGTTAGATATTATTGATATCTTTAACAATAAAAATCTAATAAATAAATCCATTGTAAAAGACTTTTTAGAATTTAGTTCAAGGAATTACAAAATGAATACACTTAAAGAAATCCTAATCCAAGACTTATCGGATAAGACTGAAATGAAAAGATTTAAAGAATTTTTTATTTACAAAAGAGATGAAACTTTTGGTACTCCTCTATATTTTGCTCCATATTTTACTAAAAATGCAGAGCAACAAGAAGGAGAAGGAATTCCTTATTTATCTAAAGTTTTAGGCGTATTGACATTAAAACCAGAAGATATTGATTTATTTGAAGAAAACTTACACCAATTTACAGATGATAAAGATCTTATTAAAAAGTGGGTTGATGGTGTTAAATTAAAACAAAGTGATAAAATACATACATATTATTTTTTAGATACACCTTTAAAACTAAATAAGAACCTAAAAAAAGATGGTGGCATAAAAACGGGAAGAGGTAAAAATTGGATAGCTGCAGCAATACCAAAAAATAGAAATGTTTCATTTGAAGAGTTTGCAAAAAGAATGATGTTATAA
- a CDS encoding vWA domain-containing protein encodes MDHKKKLKKAKAKLMLEHPYIGSVATALKIEDTQEVLTFTSDGKQLRYNHEYFEKTALEEIEFALANGAMHAVLKHSERVNERVGRIWQAAIDLVVNSMLVKNGFELPPYVYYDERFEGMYAEEIYDVLKDEMITNDTRDEAEAMAEDELSEDAKEQQGKGENSGNDSTPDTSPQQASLQENEAAEMEMDEAELQELFEQIFQKHKRQGNLPKDLKFVVPEYFSHKVDWREMLYRYIASYAKSSYSFVPPNMKYLYRGIYLPSLSSDLLRIIIAVDTSGSVDEVLLGIFLGEVNSVMQSYPNYEIDLITADAKIQSHKVILPGEPLTYEVSGGGGTDFRPVFEYIDNYIDYPTLLLYFTDGMGTFPQIPPGYDVLWVIPEEKEVPFGEVLVLETGD; translated from the coding sequence ATGGATCACAAAAAGAAACTGAAAAAAGCCAAAGCAAAACTGATGTTGGAACATCCTTATATCGGGTCGGTAGCCACGGCATTGAAGATCGAAGATACACAGGAAGTGCTTACCTTTACCAGTGACGGGAAACAGCTGCGTTATAATCATGAGTATTTTGAGAAGACAGCGCTCGAAGAGATAGAGTTCGCCCTGGCGAACGGTGCGATGCATGCAGTGCTTAAACACAGTGAACGTGTGAACGAAAGGGTCGGCCGTATCTGGCAGGCGGCGATCGACCTGGTGGTCAATTCCATGCTGGTAAAGAATGGTTTTGAATTGCCGCCATATGTCTATTATGATGAACGTTTTGAGGGGATGTATGCCGAAGAGATCTACGATGTTCTCAAAGACGAGATGATCACCAATGATACACGTGACGAAGCCGAGGCCATGGCAGAAGATGAACTGTCTGAAGACGCCAAAGAACAACAGGGAAAAGGTGAGAACAGTGGAAATGACAGTACCCCTGATACTTCTCCCCAACAGGCATCACTACAGGAGAATGAAGCGGCAGAGATGGAGATGGATGAAGCGGAACTGCAGGAGCTGTTCGAACAGATATTCCAAAAGCACAAACGGCAGGGCAATTTACCCAAAGACCTGAAGTTCGTGGTACCGGAATATTTCTCCCACAAGGTCGACTGGCGTGAAATGCTTTACAGATACATCGCTTCCTATGCCAAAAGCAGTTACTCGTTCGTACCTCCCAATATGAAATACCTCTATCGCGGTATCTATTTGCCAAGTCTGAGTTCGGACCTTCTGCGCATCATCATCGCTGTGGATACATCCGGTTCCGTCGATGAAGTACTATTGGGAATCTTTCTGGGAGAAGTGAACTCCGTGATGCAGAGTTATCCCAATTATGAGATAGACCTGATCACGGCTGATGCAAAGATCCAGTCACATAAAGTCATTCTGCCCGGAGAACCTCTGACATATGAGGTCAGTGGAGGAGGAGGGACCGATTTTCGTCCGGTGTTCGAATATATCGACAATTACATTGATTACCCGACACTGCTGCTTTACTTTACGGATGGTATGGGTACTTTCCCACAGATCCCTCCGGGGTATGATGTCCTGTGGGTTATACCGGAAGAGAAAGAAGTGCCTTTTGGGGAAGTACTCGTTTTGGAGACGGGAGATTAA
- a CDS encoding molybdopterin oxidoreductase family protein, whose amino-acid sequence MSLIDKAKTFLGFDIKEDKYALVDDPIFGKVAKAKAPDKWVRSTCGYCGVGCGMYIGVKNGEAVYSKGDPLHPVNMGTLCPKGLSEHKMVRADNRIATPLIRKEGQLQSVSWKEAFSKTSETFKRIQSEHGKGAVAVISTGQLLTEEFYALGKFTQLGLETNNYDGNTTLCMASAVMGYKQTFGSDGPTGCYEDFSKADVILLIGANIADNHPILKLHIAKNKKKTGKKPTIIVVDPRKSKTSQIADIFVPLAPRSDLALLNGLCYIIMEQGWEDEKFIKERTNGYKAFRKHIMNNYPPQEVAHITGIDVKELYNLAKIYATADKAMSAWTMGVNQSSIGTDTVSAICNLALITGNLGKEGAAPMSITGQCNAMGTREFGFTSSIPGYRNYASDADRQAFADILNVPVDLVPDKRGYAYPQIIDAINRGEIKALWVVATNPLVSYPDQNGLREALKKLDLLVVQDAFMSDTAQIADVVFAAATWSEKEGCYTNSERRCNYAKKAIEPLGETKSDLDIVREFSKYFEGKYELLFKDLHSPRDVFEEIKRVSKGQLCDYSGMDYELIEELGGIQWPCNEAAPHGTKRLYSEEMPCPTPDGTANLLPVNWVPLSEMQCKGLPFILNTGRTVEQFHTRTKTGTIGILDNLAPEAWVDMNPKDATRLKVKSGDRISLSGTRGKVNDVIVKVSGTVREGNIFVPFHFNEQLINNITIPEFDPKSFEPNYKQCAVQLHSQAVPEGIAYEEREISGYLEGINISKDKHMQEEKSPMMSNTDK is encoded by the coding sequence ATGAGTCTCATAGACAAAGCAAAAACCTTTCTCGGCTTCGACATTAAAGAGGACAAATACGCCCTCGTCGATGACCCTATCTTCGGAAAAGTGGCCAAAGCCAAAGCCCCTGACAAATGGGTGCGATCTACCTGTGGATACTGTGGTGTGGGCTGCGGTATGTACATCGGTGTCAAGAACGGAGAAGCGGTCTACTCCAAGGGCGATCCGCTCCATCCGGTCAATATGGGAACGCTTTGCCCCAAAGGCCTGAGCGAGCACAAAATGGTACGTGCAGACAACCGTATTGCTACACCACTCATTCGCAAAGAAGGGCAACTACAATCTGTTTCATGGAAAGAGGCTTTTAGTAAGACTTCTGAAACATTCAAGCGTATTCAGTCTGAACACGGAAAAGGTGCTGTTGCCGTCATCTCTACAGGGCAGCTTCTCACTGAAGAATTCTATGCGCTGGGAAAATTCACCCAGTTGGGGCTTGAGACCAATAACTATGACGGAAACACCACACTCTGCATGGCATCAGCCGTCATGGGATACAAGCAAACTTTCGGCTCTGACGGACCGACAGGATGCTATGAGGATTTTTCCAAAGCGGATGTTATACTACTCATAGGTGCGAATATTGCTGACAATCACCCTATTCTGAAACTTCACATCGCAAAGAACAAAAAAAAGACAGGCAAAAAACCAACCATCATCGTAGTGGACCCGAGAAAATCCAAGACCTCGCAGATAGCAGATATCTTCGTACCGCTTGCACCGCGTTCCGACCTGGCGCTTCTCAACGGGCTCTGCTACATCATCATGGAACAGGGCTGGGAAGACGAGAAGTTCATCAAAGAGAGGACCAACGGCTATAAAGCGTTCAGAAAACATATCATGAACAATTACCCGCCGCAGGAAGTAGCCCATATCACGGGTATCGATGTCAAAGAGCTCTACAACCTGGCCAAGATCTATGCCACGGCAGACAAAGCCATGAGTGCCTGGACGATGGGCGTGAACCAGAGCAGCATCGGGACCGATACGGTTTCTGCCATCTGCAACCTGGCGCTCATTACAGGGAATCTTGGCAAAGAGGGAGCTGCTCCCATGTCCATTACCGGACAGTGTAACGCTATGGGGACAAGAGAATTCGGTTTCACCTCATCCATCCCCGGCTACAGAAACTATGCAAGTGATGCAGACAGACAGGCTTTTGCAGACATTCTCAATGTGCCTGTGGATCTTGTGCCTGACAAAAGAGGATATGCCTACCCGCAGATCATCGATGCGATCAACCGTGGGGAGATCAAAGCTCTCTGGGTCGTTGCGACCAACCCGCTGGTCTCTTACCCGGACCAGAACGGACTGAGAGAAGCACTCAAAAAGCTTGACCTGCTTGTCGTACAGGATGCCTTTATGTCTGACACTGCCCAGATCGCAGATGTGGTCTTTGCCGCAGCGACATGGAGTGAAAAAGAGGGATGCTATACCAACTCCGAACGCCGGTGCAACTATGCGAAGAAAGCGATAGAACCTCTGGGTGAGACCAAAAGCGATCTAGATATTGTCAGAGAATTCTCCAAATACTTCGAAGGTAAATACGAGCTGCTTTTCAAAGACCTTCACAGTCCCAGAGATGTCTTTGAGGAGATCAAAAGAGTCAGTAAAGGACAGCTGTGCGACTACAGTGGAATGGACTATGAACTTATCGAAGAACTCGGCGGCATACAGTGGCCATGCAACGAAGCAGCACCCCATGGTACTAAACGCCTCTACTCCGAAGAGATGCCCTGCCCCACACCTGACGGTACGGCGAACCTCCTTCCTGTGAACTGGGTACCGCTGAGTGAAATGCAGTGCAAAGGTCTTCCTTTTATTCTCAATACCGGAAGAACTGTAGAGCAGTTCCACACAAGAACAAAAACCGGAACTATCGGTATACTTGACAACCTGGCCCCTGAAGCATGGGTCGATATGAACCCCAAAGATGCCACCCGTCTTAAAGTAAAAAGCGGTGACAGGATCTCACTCTCCGGAACACGGGGTAAAGTGAATGACGTTATTGTCAAAGTAAGCGGTACGGTAAGAGAAGGCAACATTTTCGTACCTTTCCATTTCAATGAACAGCTTATCAACAACATTACCATACCGGAGTTTGATCCCAAATCTTTTGAACCCAACTATAAACAGTGTGCAGTGCAGCTTCACTCACAGGCAGTTCCGGAAGGCATAGCATACGAAGAAAGAGAAATATCAGGCTACCTTGAAGGCATCAATATCTCAAAAGATAAACATATGCAGGAAGAGAAATCGCCAATGATGAGTAATACCGATAAATAG
- a CDS encoding OmpA family protein, translating into MFRKKATDEGSNFWISYADLMAGLLFVFILLIGAIVSKSIILKSNLHEKEDRLAMLSSNLEHKEEKLGELSRSLSENQRLLLQKDQSLDESRKQISEQLHTLKLREDEIKKLNRMLLAANTQQDLLSKKIVLVQNLLKESNSTLNKAKMSLEERNKMLEHYKGQIVVLSDQLSDVNETVQEKNKKLLELLNALDEKETKYDTLVENLQKQKARIKSLTGIKLKVIAALKEALGDKIDIDKKSGSLRLSSNILFDKGSAVLKDDAKVQLKKAFEEYIGTLVTNPKIKPHLDKIIIEGHTDSDGGYLYNLDLSQRRAFAVMNYLLTLDIAKKYNLKPLLIASGRSYLDAIKVNGVEDKNASRRIEIKFRLKNEDAMHEIEKVLDAK; encoded by the coding sequence ATGTTTAGAAAAAAAGCTACAGACGAAGGCAGCAACTTCTGGATATCTTATGCCGATCTGATGGCGGGACTGCTCTTTGTTTTCATTTTGCTCATCGGTGCCATTGTTTCCAAGTCCATCATACTGAAAAGCAACCTGCATGAAAAAGAGGACCGCCTTGCCATGCTCTCAAGCAATCTGGAGCATAAAGAGGAGAAGCTGGGTGAGTTGAGCAGGTCCTTGAGCGAAAATCAAAGATTGCTGCTGCAGAAAGACCAGAGCCTCGATGAAAGCAGAAAGCAGATAAGTGAACAGCTGCACACGCTCAAGCTCAGGGAAGATGAGATCAAAAAGCTCAACCGTATGCTGCTGGCCGCCAATACCCAGCAGGACCTGCTCAGCAAAAAGATCGTTCTGGTGCAGAATCTGCTCAAAGAGAGCAACAGTACACTCAACAAGGCGAAAATGAGCCTGGAAGAACGTAACAAGATGCTTGAGCATTACAAAGGGCAGATCGTTGTTCTCTCGGATCAGCTCAGTGATGTGAATGAGACCGTACAGGAGAAGAACAAGAAACTGCTTGAACTGCTCAATGCACTCGATGAGAAAGAGACGAAGTACGATACACTGGTGGAGAACCTTCAGAAACAGAAAGCCAGGATCAAATCGCTTACAGGTATCAAGCTCAAAGTGATCGCGGCACTGAAAGAAGCTTTAGGAGACAAAATAGATATCGACAAAAAGAGCGGTTCGCTCAGGCTCTCGTCGAACATTCTTTTTGACAAGGGAAGTGCAGTGCTCAAAGATGACGCCAAAGTACAGCTGAAAAAGGCTTTTGAGGAATACATCGGCACGCTGGTGACAAACCCGAAGATCAAACCGCATCTTGACAAGATCATCATCGAGGGGCATACCGACAGCGACGGAGGCTATCTTTACAACCTGGACCTTTCCCAAAGACGGGCCTTTGCCGTTATGAACTATCTGCTGACGCTTGATATTGCCAAGAAGTACAACCTTAAGCCCCTCCTGATCGCTTCGGGCCGTTCCTACCTGGATGCTATCAAGGTCAACGGTGTGGAAGACAAAAATGCCTCCAGACGTATCGAGATCAAGTTCAGGCTCAAGAATGAAGATGCCATGCATGAGATAGAGAAGGTACTTGATGCGAAGTGA
- a CDS encoding L,D-transpeptidase family protein, with translation MKFIIPLLFSTLLFALNPDPNLLRYQHRYSLCHGKTNYQIVQCLVNGNLDYSRFRGERFPRKKISRKAVQEAEQYGDLFEYTMQLLPQSRRYIELRRYLDYLYSIRDIYRPPLFRGDQTDDILRIKSIFRLLGVADLPPDPYVSDAFVEAVKTYQRRWGLAVDRKIGPQTKRYMRQPISAMITKVKKNLVIESIVHEKPATYVLVNIPEFAMHYYENGWPALNMKVVVGKPKMRTPVFHRNMQYIVENPRWNVPPSIYAKEYANKSESYLRKKGLFYNSDGKLYQRPGRRNSLGLVKFLFPNRFNVYMHDTPSKYLFKRYRRAYSHGCIRLEKPFALLNKLGYTYRPGKTRWITLKHTIPVYVEYHTVWVDDNGIVQFRPDIYGYERKLFPRR, from the coding sequence ATGAAATTCATTATTCCGCTTCTCTTTTCAACACTGCTGTTCGCGTTGAACCCTGATCCGAACCTGCTGCGTTATCAGCATAGGTACAGTTTGTGTCACGGAAAAACAAATTACCAGATAGTACAATGTCTTGTCAACGGCAATCTTGACTACTCAAGATTCAGAGGTGAACGTTTTCCGAGAAAAAAGATCAGCCGCAAGGCTGTTCAGGAAGCGGAACAGTACGGTGACCTCTTCGAATATACCATGCAGTTGCTGCCACAGAGCAGACGCTATATAGAGCTTAGACGCTATCTTGACTACCTCTACTCCATTAGAGATATTTACCGGCCACCCCTTTTCAGAGGGGATCAGACAGACGACATTCTGCGTATCAAGTCGATCTTCAGACTGCTTGGAGTGGCTGACCTCCCTCCAGATCCGTATGTATCGGATGCCTTTGTCGAAGCGGTCAAAACATACCAGAGAAGATGGGGACTGGCCGTAGACAGAAAGATCGGTCCCCAAACAAAGCGGTATATGCGGCAGCCTATTTCGGCCATGATCACCAAGGTTAAAAAAAACCTGGTGATTGAGAGTATCGTTCACGAAAAGCCCGCTACCTATGTGTTGGTCAACATACCCGAATTCGCTATGCACTACTACGAGAACGGCTGGCCTGCACTGAACATGAAGGTCGTGGTGGGAAAGCCAAAGATGAGAACCCCGGTTTTCCACAGGAACATGCAGTACATAGTGGAAAATCCAAGATGGAACGTACCACCGTCCATTTACGCCAAAGAGTATGCCAACAAGTCGGAAAGCTACTTAAGAAAAAAGGGCCTGTTCTACAACAGTGACGGAAAACTCTATCAGAGACCCGGAAGGCGAAATTCGCTGGGACTGGTCAAATTCCTTTTCCCCAACAGATTCAATGTCTATATGCACGATACTCCCTCAAAGTATCTCTTCAAACGATACAGAAGGGCATATTCCCATGGCTGCATCAGACTTGAAAAGCCTTTTGCCCTATTGAATAAACTTGGCTATACCTACAGACCGGGTAAGACCAGATGGATCACGCTCAAGCATACCATTCCCGTCTATGTCGAGTACCATACTGTCTGGGTCGATGACAACGGTATCGTGCAGTTCAGGCCTGATATCTATGGTTACGAAAGAAAACTCTTTCCCCGTAGATGA